Proteins from a genomic interval of Candidatus Wallbacteria bacterium:
- the pth gene encoding aminoacyl-tRNA hydrolase — protein MNLWNRLLDFLGRRVSEPCRTVPQASNGAIARIVLGLGNPGDQYRCTRHNLGRESLEEFSLKFNQKDELRLRFCHGCRIFLDSDTFYLFFPDVYMNLSGRPALEICEHLDSLKIAFELLVISDDLDLPFGRLRFRKTGSSGGHNGIKSILQSLGGREFLRLRLGIGNVGAKRDPDFVLGRYESTEEAKLPAVKAFVSEALDCYLRNGFEKAMQEFNGRSIP, from the coding sequence ATGAATTTATGGAACAGGTTGCTGGATTTCCTGGGGCGGAGGGTTTCTGAACCTTGCCGCACCGTGCCCCAAGCTTCGAATGGCGCGATTGCCAGGATCGTGCTGGGGCTCGGTAACCCCGGTGATCAGTACCGTTGTACCCGACACAATCTTGGCCGCGAGTCGCTCGAAGAATTTTCCCTGAAATTTAATCAAAAAGATGAATTGAGGCTCAGGTTCTGCCATGGATGCAGAATCTTTCTGGATTCAGATACTTTTTACCTTTTTTTCCCGGATGTTTACATGAATCTCTCCGGCAGGCCGGCTCTGGAGATCTGTGAACACCTTGACAGTCTGAAAATCGCCTTTGAGCTGTTGGTGATTTCCGACGATCTGGATCTGCCTTTCGGCAGGCTGCGGTTTAGGAAGACAGGCTCTTCCGGAGGACATAACGGCATCAAGTCAATCCTTCAATCGCTCGGCGGTCGTGAATTTCTCCGCCTCAGACTTGGCATCGGTAATGTCGGCGCAAAACGAGACCCTGATTTTGTGCTTGGCAGATATGAATCAACTGAGGAAGCGAAGTTGCCCGCAGTCAAGGCATTTGTTTCCGAAGCCCTGGATTGCTATCTGAGGAATGGATTTGAGAAGGCTATGCAGGAATTCAACGGCAGGTCTATTCCGTG